Below is a window of Schistocerca cancellata isolate TAMUIC-IGC-003103 chromosome 4, iqSchCanc2.1, whole genome shotgun sequence DNA.
AGTTTGCATTCTAGCATATCTCATTACATATCATTATCCACATAAATATATCATCACTTCCTTTATATATTAAATGCATATTAATTACATGAGTACACACGTTATTCTAGTTTCACATTATGTATATGGTGTATCTTCATTTTACATGAATGAAAAATTATGTTATGATTATACAGAATGATACTCTTATTTACTAGTAATTAGGGTTGCCTCCCTCATTATGCAAGTCCTTCCAGTTACTTTGGAAGTACTGTAAATGCAGGCTACTTGAGCCATAGAAGTTAACTTGAGCCcaaaacagaaaaatgttgttCGATTCTCTGCGCACTCTCAACATCAGTATAGACTTGGTTTACTGATTCGCTGGTAGACGGCAGCACTAAGCAGACCATAGCGTGAGTCGACGTGGTTCGGGAAGTTGCCACTAGTAGCAGCACTGGTTATGCTACCTAGACACGTGTTTGTTGTTTATTTCACTTTGCAAACTTTCGTCTGTAGAGATATCACAAAGGGCAGTTCATGTCCTGAATAACTCATTAATTGTACAATATGTGGTTAAGTACAACTGGTACatgttacctgcaaatacaggttaCTTGAGCCCATTTCTTGCTGTTCTGTATATTAATAGGTTTGGGCTCAAGTTGTCCAGAAGAATTAAGGTTCCACACTGGAAATCCTAAATTTGTGGTGGTTTTCTTTCAGGATTATCTGACGCAATGTCTTATAAATATATAAGACTACCTGGAAACCGGACAAACACTGACTTTACTCCCGAAAAGTTGGAAGAATGCCTGGAAGCTGTATGAAGTAGAAGGATAACACAGCGAGAAGCAGAgtgtttttataatatttgcagATCCACTATCTGGAGGAAACTAAAAAAAATCAACATACAGGGAAACTGGGCCACCCGAGGGTTTTTACGGATGAAGAGGAGCTTATGTTTGCTACCCACCTCCACATGCTGTGTGACTTCGGGTTTCCTTGCGATGAGCTTTATTTTAGATTTGCCATAAAAGCTTACTTAGGTTGAGAGGGATGTACCATTGGTTGTTTTAAGAATATCTTGCCTGGAAGAGATTGGCTTAAGTCCTTCCTACATAGGCATCCCAGTGTTTCAGTTCGATTTGCAGCTAACATGAAAAGAACAAGAGCGGCCGTCAATGAAAAGATCATACGTGAATACATTCAAAATGCAGGAAAACTGCTCAAGGATAACCGTAAGGTTAACTTGAGcccaaataaaatagaaaaataaaaatatttactacgTCACAAACAATACATACTGTACGTTAAAGTATCCATAATAAACGATAGTTTAATAACATAATGCAAGCATgtcggtgaaaaaaaaaaatccgttgtgCCCATTTTTAAATATAACGTCAGAAGTTTCGACATCTGGGCTCAAGTAGCCCAAGTTTACCATATGCCATATTTTTAAACCATATCGCTAATAGTACCTTAAATTTACTTAAGTGTGAGAACTTTTACTGAATGTGGCAAATATTATACATGTCCAGACTTACATATTTGTGATAAATAATATACATACATAATTTACATACGTATTTGTGATACACAATATCAGTTGCATCcttgagtatggtatgtatggcctgcagttcgttctctctctctctctctctctctctctctctctctctctctctcccccccccccccccctccccctcccaccccccctcacTCACTCACAGtacatttctattttctttgacATATATTAAGCAGTTATACATACAAAGACCTAGGGGCACCATTATATTGAGTTGACTGAAAAGTTTCTTACAGGGTTCTCTAAGGCCTAATCCTTGAATACATCTGATTGCTTTTTTTTCTGCCATCTGAAAATGCATTTTGTACCTGGTCAATTTAGAGgagaaacaaaatattgtaaacgatTACAATAAGAATAGGAatgattactattattgttattgctgctgctgttattattGCTGTTAATTTTGTGCTCGGCATTATTCACACAACATAATTAAATATTCCATAATTGGTTGATAGTATTACAATCGTCACATAGGGCAACTGAGCACACGCACTTAACATTTTGTGggtattacaaaaaatatgaatgtttagcTACCACATTTAGAACAAAATGTTAACTCCTTGCAAAATGCTGTTTTTCTCCATAAAGCTGACACCAAATCTGAAACTGAAGAACTGTAGCTGCTGATACTTTGGTGCCAGGCAGATGGGTCCAGATAGCACCACTAGCTTCCTCTTCGCAAGGAAGCTGCAGTGTCTTGTTGAGTGTCAAATACACACTACTCTGTGATGAGAAGTACGGACGGCAGATGCAGACCAGCAACATCAAGATGGAAAGGATCAACTTGGGAATCCAAGAAGTCTGAAATGGACAGTACATCTAGGAACATAGTGCCTGCTGGCTGcatatcaaacagaaaaaattctGACAGAGGACTCAAGGGCAGCTTGTGCCTCACCAATGCTCATACACAGCAGATTGTTTTGATCACTGAACTAGCCCCTGAACCAACCCAATTGCTGAAACAGTTCCATCGTTGCACCCGGCCCACGGTCAAACCAACTCCATCGTTGCACCCGGCCCACGGTCAAACCAACTCCATCGTTGCACCCGGCCCACGGTCAAACCAACTCCATCGTTGCACCCGGCCCACGGTCAAACCAACTCCATCGTTGCACCCGGCCCACGGTCAAACCAACTCCATCGTTGCACCCGGCCCACGGTCAAACCAACTCCATCGTTGCACCCGGCCCACGGTCAAACCAACTCCATCGTTGCACCCGGCCCACGGTCAAACCAACTCCATCGTTGCACCCGGCCCACGGTCAAACCAACTCCATCGTTGCACCCGGCCCACGGTCAAACCAACTCCATCGTTGCACCCGGCCCACGGTCAAACCAACTCCATCGTTGCACCCGGCCCACGGTCAAACCAACTCCATCGTTGCACCAGGCCCACGGTCAAACCAACTCCATCGTTGCACCAGGCCCACGGTCAAACCAACTCCATCGTTGCACCAGGCCCACGGTCAAACCAACTCCATCGTTGCACCAGGCCCACGGTCAAACCAACTCCATCGTTGCACCAGGCCCACGGTCAAACCAACTCCATCGTTGCACCAGGCCCACGGTCAAACCAACTCCATCGTTGCACCAGGCCCACGGTCAAACCAACTCCATCGTTGCACCAGGCCCACGGTCAAACCAACTCCATCGTTGCACCAGGCCCACGGTCAAACCAACTCCATCGTTGCACCAGGCCCACGGTCAAACCAACTCCATCGTTGCACCAGGCCCACGGTCAAACCAACTCCATCGTTGCACCAGGCCCACGGTCAAACCAACTCCATCGTTGCACCAGGCCCACGGTCAAACCAACTCCATCGTTGCACCAGGCCCACGGTCAAACCAACTCCATCGTTGCACCAGGCCCACGGTCAAACCAACTCCATCGTTGCACCAGGCCCACGGTCAAACCAACTCCATCGTTGCACCAGGCCCACGGTCAAACCAACTCCATCGTTGCACCAGGCCCACGGTCAAACCAACTCCATCGTTGCACCAGGCCCACGGTCAAACCAACTCCATCGTTGCACCAGGCCCACGGTCAAACCAACTCCATCGTTGCACCAGGCCCACGGTCAAACCAACTCCATCGTTGCACCAGGCCCACGGTCAAACCAACTCCATCGTTGCACCAGGCCCACGGTCAAACCAACTCCATCGTTGCACCAGGCCCACGGTCAAACCAATTCCATCGTTGCACCAGGCCCACGGTCAAACCAATTCCATCGTTGCACCAGGCCCACGGTCAAACCAATTCCATCGTTGCACCAGCCCCACGGTCAATCCAATTCCATCGTTGCACCAGCCCCACGGTCAATCCAATTCCATCGTTGCACCAGCCCCACGGTCAATCCAATTCCATCGTTGCACCAGCCCCACGGTCAATCCAATTCCATCGTTGCACCAGCCCCACGGTCAATCCAATTCCATCATTGCACCAGCCCCACGGTCACATCCAGCAGCATATGTCCTTCAGCACAGGTCCTTGATGGCTAGAGAAGTTGTGAAGTGATGCTGAGGGCTACCACATATATCCATTCTGTTCTCATTGCCATCAGAGGCTTGTTCAGTGGTACCTAGCACTGCAGCGTATTCTTGCAGTAATGGTAGTGTGAAGTGCTGTCCACCAGCCCCATGACATCATTTAGTAATGACGTCTTCATGGTAGTGCGCCAGCACACCTCCTGTATATGCATTCCAGACCTCGACCCTCATATAGTCTCCCTAACGGACACAGATTGGCATAACATCTTCCATTGGCCCACTTCAGTTTCAATGCACACAGTTCCTGTTGACACTTCTGCCACAGACTCCAGTGTTACTGCCCAGTGAAGTCACTCTTAGTCTCTTGGAATACACACTACTTTCAGTAGTACCAGCAGAAGAACATGTTGACTGTACTTGAGATGGAATCTTGGTGGTTGCTCACATTGGCTGATGTGACTACTCTTGCTGATAGGATAAACGTAATGGTGTTCAGATTCTTTGACCATTATGCTGACTCCACTCCTCAAAAATGTGTGTTCAGGTATGCAGGGGTAATTTTGAGAACATTAACAGCACAATATTgttaaaccaacaacaacaacaacaacaacaacaacaacaacaacaacaacaactatggttTCAAAGATAAGCTTAAATGGAAACTATATACATTACAACAGAGACAATAATAATgtgaaaatttcactgttcatgtaGAAATTACTTAAACAGGAAACATTACCTCAAACTTGACTGTCACTACGCATGTATAGAACAACAGTATGAGAACTAGTAACAACAGGCTGTTCAGATCAAAACTGGTAAGTACATACAAGCTAGACATATGATGTTTAAAGTGTCCTTACAAACAAATAAGCAGTTTCTTAAAAATTTGGACTTATGGTATGTGGTTAACTAATAACCCTTGCAATACTAATGTGTGTAAagacttcacaaaattttaaaggTATTATTGATTGTTGTAATTACTATTTGTAACACTGAATACAAATCATATATATACTTCCACAACTGCAGAATTATTATTagcaatgaaacacagataatgacCTCAACAGTCATGAATGAGCTTACCACGAAGTCTACATGGAATCAACAGGACAATGGATGATAACTCCAAAAATGCCAAAGGATTGTCTGGGGAAAATTAACATGACCATTAAGTGTTATATAACAAAGGAGTTACACACCTACAGACACAActatgctattttactgtgatgttcTGATTACAATTTGTAAGCACATCCATACATATGTATAAGACTTAACCAAATAACACTGAACCTAACAAAGATAGCAGTTACATCATCAAGTACCAGTACAACACTTTTACTTTTAGAAGTGTCTATAGCAGAAATATCTATTTGCAGGAGTCAGTATACAGTAAGAAAGGAAAGAGTGTTTTTAAACATGACTTGTATTTTTAGTTACCTTGCTTGTAATTTTAGATAAAATTTTCATATACTTTgtgcaaaaattattttgaacaccagtgtatacTTTGAATTCTTCTGACATCTACGTGATTGCATAGCAAACGCATGCTTACACAAGAAAATGTATGAACAGGTTATGATATAACAAGAATAAACTACTTATGTTGCCAGAAGACTTTCAACATTAAAAGGATAATGATTCTATCAACAAAACAAGACACTTTCAAATAGCTATAATTTTTGTAAGCACTCTAATTGTAGATTTGGATAGTGATGTCATTTGCAGTTTAcagtaaatcatcaattttttaagTACACCCAAGAAATTTCAGTTAATTTCATTGTCACAATATTTGAGCAGTACACAATTTCTTCAAATTATAAAGTTTCAAAGAAGTATCTTTGACAAAAAATACATGCACAACAAGGGTAGCTCACCAACCTATTTGCACAGAAGAAATTTTGACAGGGACAAGTTCATTTATAGTTGAGCAGTCTATTTAAATCTATATATAGCATAGGCTTCAGATAATCTTCTTCATgacattcattttcatttattgaaCAATATGTTTACTGATCTTTAGCAGTGCCCTATCCCAAGTAATACCAACAATGACATAGTTTGGACAGTTACACAACATCAAATTAGCATCATTCATGATCATGTAACAAGAGCAAGACTAAACTTACATTCACTGAGAGTAAACAGACAAAAACCACACAACAGCATTATTTACAATGGAAAAAATCTCTATTACAATGACATGGCTGATATAATTCTGTAAATGATCTTTGAATGAATAAACAATTAACTACTATTTTTTTGCACATTAGTGCCATGATAATTTTGACTTTGAACATAAAATTATACATAACACTGTGAAACGTAACAATTCACAGCACCAAAGCCACCAGCATGTTTTTAAAAATCAGGAATATACACAATTATTTGTGAGAATTTCCCCAGTTATTATCTTGTTCAGACTAGCAGAAACTGTAATACCATACCATATGGACACATTGATGCTTTTAGactaaaaatttaattaaatctGTAGTTGCCATTCCTACGGTTCAACAGACATACTGTTTTAAACATTAAATATAACTCACAGGTGTCATATACAACTAACAAAGGCAAGAAAATGGACCTCCTAtaacagtggttcccaatctgCAATCCCTTCAAGTGTAACatcaaattttctgaggggtaaataGGAGAAGGGTTTGACAGTTTCAGTTGTGGAACTATAATTTTGAAAAAGGTAATACTGATTATACAAGGTACCAATAATTACCTTTTCTCAATCACTAATGTTAGTGTCTGACActacgcacatacacacatactttATGATTTCTAATATACATTTATGACCGTAAAAATGAGACATATGGGCCTATGCATAACAAACGCTAGATATAtgatgaaaatgtcttctccaagttataTGTATTTCATGCAACAAActggaaattgcttcattactcacttcgaaacaCGTAAATGAATTAATCGGCAGCATGATacaacagtaactacataaggaCTACTTCAGTGGTGTGTATAGTACTATTATTACAGTGGCCGAACACAAAACATTAACATCATGAAATCTTTCATGCTCTGTCCGTGCAGAAGTAAAGAGTCCAACAATCCAGTCATTTACAAACAGTAAGCAAAGtgaacacattttaacttggttgatttaaaATACGGTTGTGTCTACACATTGCAAATAATAATGTTGTAAGGTAATTATCACACACTATAAATGATTTCTTTGACAAATTGCACACCAACCTTTACAAATATTAGGCATGTTAATGAAACAGAAAAATCTCAGTTCTATATATTCACTCCAGTGGCTGCAACACACATCTCCTGGAACAGATATAACTccacactaatattataaatgcaaaaatgATTAACTGTTACATTTTCTGCTGAAACCCTTTCGATAAAATTTGATATGGAGGTATCTTAAGCCCCATGGAAGAACACTGGCTGCTTGATGAAGTCTCTAGCACAAGAAattgatttatttgaaaaatattacgTGAAGCATGGAAAAAtacttactctttgaaaaagcaatTTACTCTTTGATTTTAGAATATCATATTTATGAAAatccttttattggttgatatattCTCCCTAATACAATGcagtgtaatgaatacaatgcttacacaGTATTCAATGTGTTTTGTCcatcattttaatattattaaatatgaaattaactgTGTCTATTACATTTTCATGACTAAACCACTGAACTGACTTGGATGAAGTTTTGTATAGAGAGAGAGTTTGAACCATGAGGAAGAATATACGCTACTTTAcgggggaaaaaataaataaataaaataatatctgaCCCTTAAGAGGATGAAGTTGGGAACAGAACTTTTTTCACGTCAGTGAACACaaacaatgttaaaaattattaactttgttgcataatgtacacattGTATACTGCATAGCTACTTCAGCAACACAATGCATAGATGCACACACTTCCACCCACATCACACTGCACGGCAGCAATGCTGCACAGGCCACATCGTGCGTTGGGGTAGGGCAGTTGGAGGTGCAGAGGGCACAACAAGACCTACATCTACCTGAACAGGCAGGCATGTGAGGGCAGTTTAACAGCTAGTACATCTAAGAAATCCAACCCTAAATGTATGCTAAGTGAGAACGTTTCACCAGTCACAGCTGATTCTAATGATTTTGTAGACTTCTTACACAGTCACAGATTTTTAGTATTGCATTTAACACAACTCACAAATACAATTTTTCCATGTTTGTTAAAGTGAATAAAAACCTTTTTCTTCATCAAATTCATAATGTTCTGCAACTCTCAATTATTTTGACACAAGCTAAACTTGTAGAACTTGAGTAAGGCAGATGGGTTTTGTGAAGTATATGGTTTCACATTATTTGATGTTACAAGTTCTCAAATGGGTCctacaaataatttaattaaaaaattgaGAACATTGAGGGACTGTGGCCCAGAGTCAAGTAACTACAGTTCAAAGCATGAAATTATGTACTTAGCAGAAGAAACCAATAGCACAACTCCATCTAAATATAGCAAATCTGAGAAACTTTTCAATAACATTAGTTTTATTATTCCCAAAGAAAGAGGGAGTCTAACCAAACAACTATTAATTCTAAAGTCATTTCagttgtaatggaactgacaaatagatgtcattttattttattatatactaaaggctatttacaatttgtacagaaaccagatggcagttataagagtcgtggggcatgaaagggaagcagtggttgggaaaggagtgagacagggttgtagcctctccccgatgttattcaatctgtatattgagcaagcagtaaaggaaacaaaagaaaaattcggagtaggtattaaaattcatggagaagaaataaaaactttgaggttcgccgatgacattgtaattctgtcagagacagcaaaggacttggaagagcagttgaacggaatggacagtgtcttgaaaggaggatataagatgaacatcaacaaaagcaaaacgaggataatggaatgtagtcaagtcgggtgatgctgagggaattagattaggaaatgagacacttaaagtagtaaaggagttttgctatttggggagcaaaataactgatgatggtcgaagtagagaggacataaaatgtagactggcaatggcaaggaaagcgtttctgaagaagcgaaatttgttaacatcgagtatagatttaagtgtcaggaagtcatttctgaaagtatttgtatggagtgtagccatgtatggaagtgaaacatggacggtaaatagtttggacaagaagagaatagaagctttcgaaatgtggtgctacagaagaatgctgaagataaggtgggtagatcacgtaactaatgaggaggtattgaataggattgaggagaagagaagtttgtggcacaacttgactagaagaagggatcggttggtaggacatgttctgaggcatcgagggatcacaaatttagcattggagggcagcgtggagggtaaaaatcgtagagggagaccaagagatcaatacactaagcagattcagaaggatgtaggttgcagtaggtactgggagatgaagaagcttgcacaggatagagtagcatggagagctgcatcaaaccagtctcaggactgaagaccacaacaacaacatactagagTTGTGTTAAAAAAAGCTTTTGCTTAAGATAATACTAAGTTAGGTGTTGCAATCAATaatcgatattggaattgtatgttctttgtagcttatgactgtgatctttggtcTACAACGGTTTTTCGGCCACTTGAGTGTTGGCCGCGGTTGGGTGTAGTTGTGTATCTAGTTGTGACAGTAAAAGTgtttttgatacaaagaaaccgtggaatactgcgtcatgatttcgatagtccagtgataattaaaaaacccgcacctttttcttggacccagagcagcaaaggaatcatcgcctagacaacgagaagccacatggacaacgcagactcagcaacatcaacaaaggagacatcatggccaactctactaaagtactatacagccattagccacaccggAACGGTGTCCTTATGGAGATAACTTTTCCTGCACAGTAGAGCGGGTTCGTGACACAGTGAATAACAGCTTTTACCTAGATGCTACTTTTGACTGATAACTGAAGTTCATTTATGCAGCGATAGCTGAAATTTCTGTCATAATGAATTTCAgtggatttataaaaaaaaaaaaaaaaactgcaaaggaGCAAGTGACAAGCAAGAGGAATTACTTTTTCAAGAAAACAATTGCAGATATGAAGAATGAATataagacacacaatatttttcagaagTAAATGTGTACCTAGTAATTATCATATAAAGTAAAGCTGTTAGCAATTATTtgaagataaaattttattaacaCTGTATAGGTATGTTTAACTGTAGGACAGAAAATATTGTAAAGCCACTCACATCAAGAGTGGTTCATACCCCCTCCCCTTtaccccgctctctctctctctctctctctctctctctctctctctctctctctctctctcctccgacCAGAGGAGCCATCTTTGGAGATTGAAGTTTTACATCCAAAGATGTATCATGCAATCACACAATCAGAGATGACATATGAGGGAGTAGTTTCATATACTGCCCATGCCCTCTCAGCCCTGAAGTTTTAAGTAAGAAGTGTTCTTTGTTATCCAATGCTGCAAACCTAGGTGAAACAACTGAGTACTCTAGAGGTTTTAGACAAGTCAAGACAATGTGAGCCTGAACACACCTGTTTGCAGCATGAACTATTGCCCATTATAGAGGATGTGAAGGAAGTCTGCCACCTTCAAAAGTGGGCTCTAGCTGCTCTGTGCAGCAACCCCTAACGAGTGGGGGGCTACAAGTTCCTGGTCCCACATTGCAGTCCTCTTTGTaaaaaggagggggagagagagagagagagagagagagagagagagagagagagagagagagagagagaagaaactcACCAGCTGTTGCAAGCTGAGCCAGGTGCACCAAAATTCTGTAGGAATCTGTTGCTCTTACATCACTCCCTTTTAACCTGCTGTGCAGACAGGCAGAGAGAGGGTTCTGAAAGGAATCTGGTTTCAGCAATTAAAACAGAAGTCACATCATTTGAAGGTGTGGTCCCTGTAACAAATTCAACCATTAGAAATagacaaaatactgaaacaatgtgtgtgtaccATTTTAAGCATAAACTAAGAAATGTGTGGTCATGTTTTCTTAAAAAATTCATTAGCTTTTTAAGTAACACAGTATTTTCCAATGCCTTCTGCAGAAATAAAAGCTAACAGTTTACTAACTATTCAAGACATTGAATGAAAACTTAGCGTCTGTTCCAAACTTAAAATTTCAGACAGTATGTTGTATCTTTGTAATTTATGTGAATATAAATGATTTTACTTAAGTGGAAGATCACAGACAGAGTTTTATCTATTAGTGTCCCCGATACCTAGTTATTAGTATACTTTATAATAATAAAAGTTAGCTCTTCATTTCAGATGGCCTAATAATGTTCCAAAATGCATAGGAGTACAGTGGGTATCAAATGGGGGAGGGGCACAAGAAAAACACTGAAACTGCCATAAAGTTCATCCAAAAGGGAAAAAGGTGGTGTCAAAGCACTTTAACGTCAAGAAACATACTCTGCATTTCTTAAGATGAAAAATCAAATGGTCAGGCTATATGGTGAATTTATATTCATCAAAAAGACCGAAGAAGGTGTTCAAGGAGAAGGGAAGCAGTTACTTCTCTACTATTTGACACTAGCAGTTGATACACACTAAACCCTTACAGTCAAATAGGGTGTTTTACTTATGACCTTTGCAAAGCCCAATTATTAAGTTATGTATACAACTTGGATTGTTAACACAAATGCGAGAAAATCATGGctgaaaaatttctacaaaaaaaCCTTCAGCTGACCCTTCAGAAGCCTCAAGAAACAAGTTTACGTAAGGTACAGCATTCAACAGAACTATAGCAGCTACTTCCAATCACGCAGCCCACAACAGACTGGATAATGTGCCATACACCAAGCAACTTTGATTCCACAGCATTAACTACATATgtaaacaattttaaaaactgACATGGTATACACCACATTAAACTTTCAAAGTACTCGTATGACAGATGATGGCAAATTGTAGAAAGTAGCTGCAGCATAGTAAAGATTTTCACAGCTTTTTGGTAGTGTACATAGTCTTATCAAAGCTGTGCAGCTTAATCTAAAAGATATTTATGGTACAACT
It encodes the following:
- the LOC126183301 gene encoding uncharacterized protein LOC126183301; amino-acid sequence: MRSTDGRCRPATSRWKGSTWESKKSEMDSTSRNIVPAGCISNRKNSDRGLKGSLCLTNAHTQQIVLITELAPEPTQLLKQFHRCTRPTVKPTPSLHPAHGQTNSIVAPGPRSNQLHRCTRPTVKPTPSLHPAHGQTNSIVAPGPRSNQLHRCTRPTVKPTPSLHPAHGQTNSIVAPGPRSNQLHRCTRPTVKPTPSLHPAHGQTNSIVAPGPRSNQLHRCTRPTVKPTPSLHQAHGQTNSIVAPGPRSNQLHRCTRPTVKPTPSLHQAHGQTNSIVAPGPRSNQLHRCTRPTVKPTPSLHQAHGQTNSIVAPGPRSNQLHRCTRPTVKPTPSLHQAHGQTNSIVAPGPRSNQLHRCTRPTVKPTPSLHQAHGQTNSIVAPGPRSNQLHRCTRPTVKPTPSLHQAHGQTNSIVAPGPRSNQLHRCTRPTVKPTPSLHQAHGQTNSIVAPGPRSNQLHRCTRPTVKPTPSLHQAHGQTNSIVAPGPRSNQFHRCTRPTVKPIPSLHQAHGQTNSIVAPAPRSIQFHRCTSPTVNPIPSLHQPHGQSNSIVAPAPRSIQFHRCTSPTVNPIPSLHQPHGHIQQHMSFSTGP